The segment agccaccaagctgaaatgcaataccgaagtctggcctttgtcgaagattgcttggccaaaatttcaatcaatttgattgaaaaatgagggtgtgacagtgccgcctcaacttttacaaaaagccggatatgacgtcatcaaaggtatttaatatcgaaaaataaaaaagacgtccggggatatcattcccaggaactctcatgtcaaatttcataaagatcggtccagtagtttggtttgaatcgctctacacacacacgcacagacagacagacagacagacagacagacacacatacaccacgaccctcatctcgattccccctctatgttaaaacatttagtcaaaacttgactaaatgtaaaaacaccaacTAAATCATCGCACATTAACACTATGCATTCTCCTTGTTTTAATTATTCTCGGCAACAAATAATTACTCTTCAAGGTCAGTAGCAGAGTACATGCAGTTGGAACTTGGAAGcctgccccccccccaaggGCACGTGCCGACTgagaaatgatttttttttaattaaaaaaataaatattttgttgtttgcttggctttttgagtGAGTGCAAAGAGGTTTATCGGCTTCACACTGCTCTGATGAGATAGTTTAAGTCCTCTTCTccgtctctctcagtctctgccaACAAACGTCAAAATATTTACCGCAGCACACCTGTATTGACTGTTCACCCCATCCTTAGCCACTACTGCCCAGGTACCAACACAAACACCATGGATATAAACTCCGCAAAGCCAAGGCCAGGCCCGCAGGCTCACACAAAGGCGAGAGAAATGGGAAAAGTGGCTACATACAGCAGCAGCTGAGTAGAAAAGTGGCTAATTCAATCAACGTTTCCGCAGCCCCTCTCACGCACTGTCTTGCATCTATCGCTGTACACAGACCCTGCTATGATTGGCAGCGGCGGCCTGCCTTGATGTACAAAGACCACAATAAGGCGCCCACATAGACTGGTAAGCATTACCGTGGAACATCCTCTCAAGACCTCCACAACCCTGAGGTAATAGGGTCTCacaaaggaaggagtcttaaaatggaggtcaatttacagacgTCATTAACACAGAACAGgcaatctgaaaaagcaaggtcttagtgggggtgggggtgggggagagggtTGTCTTCGGTCGGGGgtggggtcttaaaagagggttACACTGTACACTAAACTACAGCAGGGGAAAGCTCTTTGACTACAGTCAAGTAAGCAGCCGAGAGAAGGCTTCACCCCCTGTTGAGAACTGCCAAATGATAGCTCTCCATCTCGCCAGCAAATGATAGCTTAGACAGGGGGTCCCTTTCTTCCCTTTGCTCTCTCTCGCCCTTCTTCACCTCAAGATATCCAACCACATTCTTGCCTCCCCCTCTACCGTTCCTCTATGAGGATAACAGACcgctgattctttttctttctctctttcacttaGAATCTTGCAGCCAGCAACAATTCAGCTCAGAAATATGGTCGTAAAGACAGCTTCTCAGCCAAGCTCACAACAACCTAGCCTGGGCGGAAGAAAAAGACTTCCGAGTGTTCAAGAGCCCTTGACCAAGATGACGTGGCGGCTGTTTctggtgaccttgaccttgctgACGACCCACAGGATCTTGGCGCAAGAGGAGGAGATCGTCAACTCCACGACCTCAGAGTGTGAGGAGGTGATGGTGCCCATGTGTCGGGGTCTCGTGGAGTACAACTACACCCGTCTGCCTAACCGCTTCAACCACACCACTCAGGAGCAGGTACTGATTTTCTTTGCTTGAGCCGTTTTTTaaatgtttctctgtgtgtattTTAGTCCAGCTTGGAGCTGGTATGCTGTAGACACCATGCAGGTGACTGGCCTAGGGCAGCAGAATTGGGATGGGAGGGAGGATTTTTGGGAAAAATCACATTACTTTCAGTAAACACCTGTGCTACACCTGTTGTGTGCATGCAAGTCAAAAGATCATTCATGTATGTCCCATCAAACCTTATTGATAAGTTTGTGTGATTTCCTCTTTgttcctatatatatatatgtataacaaaatcaaggaaaagaaaagccaaacaaagaatttcaagtggcagcccaaattttcgacctgttgccaggccttcctcaggggcgtgtCAAATATATGTATGACAGTATGTCATTTTATTAATTTCTCCCCGAAAAACTACATTGTACATGGAAGGGGAATTTCTCCATTAGAAATCTTTTGTTTACATTTAATGAAAAGGTTAGGCATGACAATCATGTTTGAAATATATATCAGACAAAGCAAACTGAACTTACAGTACCAGTTCAGACAAGGGAACTTCCAGATAACAGAGGTTGACAACTCAGATGTTCAGATAATCATGAAAGGTTTCAGACGATGGGAAAACTCTGCCTAAAGACATCCATGTTTCCGACTGTAAATGTATTTTACTTATCTAACTTGTACTCTAGAGATGCACTATGCCTTACCCTCAAGAGTCAATATTTTATTTCCCTGCACCAGAACAAACACAGCATCGCAATGCTATCCAGAAACATCTAACATTATACATAACAGCcctgaaagtaaaaaaaatggtgcACAAGCCTTTGTGCTTCTcaaaatttactagccagagagaaAATGTTAATCGCtgaaccaaccatttgtttcagcaactttactcgcatttggtgagttgatttctactcgccacaacgagtaaaatactcgccactttcagggctgcataATCTGAATAACTGAATTGTACACAAAGTTACAATGCCTCTGCTACCACTGTATCAGGTGTACTGGGCGCTGCAGCCATGGTGGCCCTTCATGGACATGGGGTGTTCCGACAACCTGCGCATCTTTCTCTGCGCGCTGTACCTGCCGCGCTGCACGCCTGGCATCCCCACCCTAGCCACCGATCTGCCGTGCCGCAAAACGTGCAAGAAAGCCAAGTCACGCTGTGGTGCTATCATTGGGCACCATGGGCTGACGTGGGAGGAGGAGATGACCTGTGAAACCCTCTCAGGTATCTGATAGTGCTAGTGTTTATAGGTTTTCACATGTCTTGCATGTATGGAAAGGTTCTTCAATTTTCCCGGTTTTACTTACTTTATACAAATGTAGTAGTGTGTATCTGTCACGTCATGCCAATGAAAACAGTACTCAAAATGCACCTTAACATGCGTTTGTTCTTCATTCTCGAATTTCAGTTCCCTCTGTTTACATTTCACTTTCAGGAACAGATTTGCTACTGTTGTGTTGGTGTTAGCTATTGGTATTAGCTCTGGTGAGCATTTAAAAAAGTAGAGATTAACCTCTCAAAAGTGATGTCTGACCTTGACAATCACTGAATCAGACATCAACGAAGGGAACCAAGTGatgatttatatatatatgagatCATGCGATTTAAGTGAGGTCAGCTATTTGCATACCGGTTCTTATTATAAACTATCAATATCATTATCAGGGAGGGCATCTTGGACCAAATCACACTTTTTGAAAGAGGACAGAAGAAATGTAAAGATCATGTGATCCTACTGGCATTAAAATGAGTCACAGAACCAGGTCTACAGGAGTAAAACGGGACTCTAACACTGCAGTATTTTAACATAATAAAATGCATCCCATGTCAACGCATACTTGCACTTTACTTTCACTTTCAGCTAACTTCCACAGCATCAGGTTTCATCTGTAAGTTGTCCACCACAGAAACTTAAAGTCAAACTGCACAGATACGAGACATAAGTGATAAACATATTATTTGTCTGCACTTTCAGGATTTAAGAAGTCGCAGAGCTGTGTGAAACCCAAGCGTGAGACAAACAAGAAGCGACGACAACAGATCATAGAGTGCCAGCCCAACCCTCTGCCAATGTGTCAACACATGCCCTACACACTGGGCTCTCTGCCCAACCCCTTCCTGCAGGTATTTGTCCTCACTCGTTGTTTCACCACACTGCATGTGTTCTACAGCAGAACCTCACTCACAGTCCTAATCAGTCACAAAATAATGTGTCAAATTTTTTCTCTCACATGTTTTGATATTATATTGctacagacaaagtttatttctTACAAAAGAAGGATGCGGAAAGGGTAGGAAAATAAGGCAGAGGACAAATGTTGGTGCATATATAGTATCTAGGCATGACTTCATCATCTAAAGAATGGCCCTATCGACCTCTGAGACTGA is part of the Littorina saxatilis isolate snail1 linkage group LG15, US_GU_Lsax_2.0, whole genome shotgun sequence genome and harbors:
- the LOC138949173 gene encoding uncharacterized protein; the protein is MVVKTASQPSSQQPSLGGRKRLPSVQEPLTKMTWRLFLVTLTLLTTHRILAQEEEIVNSTTSECEEVMVPMCRGLVEYNYTRLPNRFNHTTQEQVYWALQPWWPFMDMGCSDNLRIFLCALYLPRCTPGIPTLATDLPCRKTCKKAKSRCGAIIGHHGLTWEEEMTCETLSGFKKSQSCVKPKRETNKKRRQQIIECQPNPLPMCQHMPYTLGSLPNPFLQNDLDEIGVEIQQYTSMVESGCSTRLSFLLCGAFMPFCIHGPSQDQPYVVPCREVCQQVQHDCRRQFHDAWGGLPWPSKLHCHRYPSHTSNYLQDDNTTVPCSMPPVGF